The segment TGGTTGGTGGGATAGAGTTGATCCGTTCCTGTGCGATAGGCTTGATACAACTCAGCTAATTCTTCAACGGTAACAGCATCTACAATACCTTTGCCCAAAATCTGTTTAGCCGCTTCATTAGCATAGTAGGGTTTGCCCTTAGCATCGAGGATAAAAATTCCCACAGGTACGGCTTCTAAAAATTGCATCAATCTCCGCTCACTTTCCCGCACCGCTGCGTAAAGTTGGGCATTTTCTTTGGCAATTGTCGATAAACGTAGATGAGTTTTAATCCTGACTAAAAGTTTGTATTTGGCAATCGGTTTCGTCAAATAATCATTCACGCCTACACTAAAGCCTGCCACTAAGTCATTCACTTGCTCGTTTGCAGTCAACATTAACACGGGCAGTTCAGTAGGGGGATAGAATTCACGCAGTTTTTTACAAACATCATACCCAGTCATGCGGGGCATGATCGCATCAAGTAAAATCAAGTCAGGCTGAAAACCATTGTTAATGATATCTAACGCTTCCCTACCATTGGCGGCTTGGGCAAGTTGATAATTTTCTAATGATAAATAGTTGACGAGTATCTGGCGATTCACTGTATCATCATCAACGATTAAAATTTTGAACGGGTTGATTAAGGGTTCGTCATCCTGGAGATTGGGGTGTTGTTTTAGGGTTAAGCTAGGTTGATCAAGGGTTAGTAATAGGGGACAAGACGTACCGACACTAGGAGGTTGACTCACAAAGGAATTGGCACTGTAAACTGTCTTAGGTATTGTCACGATTGACTCAATCGGATCGGGCTTAACGTCTGGAATTTGTCCGTCAAAAATTGGCAACGTAAACGTAAACTGAGAGCCGACGCCTAAGGTTGATTGCACCTCAATCGTTCCCCCATGCAACTCCACTAGCTTTTTCGTCAGGGCTAACCCTAACCCTGTACCGCCATACTGATGCCCTAGAAAACTCTGCCCTTGTTCAAAGGATTCAAAAATACGGTTTAATTGAGACTTGGGGATGCCAATTCCTGTGTCAGAGACAGTAATGGCTAGCATTTTGAATGTTGACCCTTCACTGGCTTCTAGGACATGGTTTGTCGGGGCAGATTTAGGGACTTTGTTGTCGCTATTAATAGTAACGTTTGTACAAACCCCGTCCTGACTGGATGTTGACCCTTCACTTTGTTCGAGAACATGGTTTTGATCCTCCACTTCGCTTATAGGGAACCGGGTTTGTAGAGGCGGGTTGATAAAATTCGCGCCATCGGTTGACGATACCGTTGATTCCAAAACCATGCTGACTACTCCTTCGCTGCGCTCAAGGACATGGTTTTGAGTTAACTCTTTCAACTCTCCCTTGCTCCACTGTACTGCTGCACCTCTACCCTCTAATGTCTGCCTTGAGCTTACCAATTGAGCCGAAATTTTCACCGTTCCTTTATCAGTAAACTTAATCCCATTGTCCACTAAGTTTTGCAAAATCTGCTGCACCCGATTTTCATCCGCATAAGCGATAGGTAAGTCCGGAGAAATGGCATTAATCAGTTGTAACTCTTTATCACCAATTAGTGGATAACTGAGTCGGAGAACTACCTCCGTTATTTCTCGTACTCCCACGGGCTGTTGCTGGAGTTGAATGTCTTGGTGTCTGAGTTTGGCAAAATCGAGAATGTCATTGACTAAGTTGGATAAGCGTCGCCCTGTGGCGATAATTGTACCTAAATTGATCCGGGTTTGTAAGGGTAACTCTCCGGTAGCACCATCGATTAACGATTCAGCAATGCCGACAATGCCATAGAGAGGAGTACGGAGTTGGTGGGAGGTATTAGCTATAAACTCATCTTTGAGCTTATCTAGGCGCTGCCAAGCGGCATTTTGATGGTCTTTGAATTCCAGTTCTTGGGTAAAATGCATCCGTTCTGCTTCGGCTTTTTTGCGATCGGTGATATCGTTAAGAACGGCAATGGCATAAATAATTTCACCCTGTTCATCAAGGATAGGCTTGCTCCAAGTCTCAATCGGAATAATCTGGTCGTCTTGGTGAATTTCAATATTATGTACAATAGATCGTTGTCCCTGTAAAGCTCGAACAATCGGTAACTCTTCGGTCGGATAAAATTGATCGGTTCCGGCGATATACCAGTGATGAACCGCACAAAAATTATCCGCGATCGCGTCTGGGGTAAACGCCCCTCCGATAAACTGTTGTGCCTTATCGTTGGTATAATGGAATCTGCCTTGAGCATCAACGACTACGATAGCAACGGGAACGGTTTCTAAGATTTGAGCTAATTGCCTTTCACTTTTTGCCAATGCCTCATTTAAGCGGTTCATCTGCTCATTCTGATCTTTGAGAGTGGCAAATGATTGGTTTAATTGAGCCGCCATTTGATTAAATGCGGCGCTGAGACTACCCAGTTCAGCATTGCGAGGAACCTCAATTTTTTGCTCCCATTCCCCATTAGCAATAGCATTGGCGGCTTGATTTAAGCGCTGGATGGGTTGAATGATCCAGTGGGCGGTACTAATACCAACTCCCGTGGCGATGATTAGGGCAACCAGACAGAGTAGGATAGTTGATTTGGTATTATTATGAATGTGATCCAAGAAGTCAGCTTCAGGGAAAACCACGACAATTAACCAGTCTAATCCGTGGCTATTTTGTAAGGGCATGACTTGTAAAAATTGGCGCCGTCCTTGACGATTAAATTCTAGGCGCTGGGACTCTTTAATCGCCTTGAAGTCACCAAACTGTTGCGTTAAATAGTTGGCGCTGGCTTGAATTAAGGGATCATGACTTTGGCTGGCTTTTAACCGAGTAATTTGATTGGGGTTATGTTGAAAGGGCGGTTCCGGAATGGATGTGGCGACTAATAATCCAGAACGTTCCATAATAAACAGGCGTCCGGATTTACCGATTTTTAGCGTTTGCAGGAAATCGTTAATCGTGGAAAGACGCAGGGTTGTGTTTAAGACACCCTGAACCTGCTGATTGCTGTCGTAAACGGGTTGAACGGCGCTGATTAGCAACGTGCGATCGCCTTCGCCAAAATGGGGGAAAATATCACTCCAGGTGGGTTTACCCGCTTGCAAGGCGGCTTTATACCAAGGGCGCAGGCGGGGGTCGTAGTTTTTGTTACTCTCTAAAAAGGTCTTGCGATCGCCTTCACTGTGGGTGCTATAAGTATAGAAGTCAAAATCTGTCCCAGGATTTGCTTGGATAATCACCAATTGATCCCGATTTCGCCGTCCCGCCGCAATCAGTCCTCGCTGTTCATTCGCCACACCAACATAACTCACAGAATCAAATCGTTGCACTTGTCGCCACAAATGCTGTTCCCAGGGTTGCAAAGTGTCTAGAGTCAAGCTTCCCAGATAAATCGCATCTTGATTACTCTGATTAATTTGATGAGGAATGGCTAAATATCTCTCTAATTGATCCTCAATATGAACCGTAATTTCATCTTGTAATTGAGTCGATACCTCATTCACCGCCCGCTTTCCGTGACGAAAGGATAACCAGCCAATTACGCCGACTGTAGCAAAAATTTGCACCAGAAAGGGGACTACGAATACCGTTCGTAGAGGCACATTCGTTAAACCGTTGTCAATTAGGCGCTTGAGAGATCGCATTGACATGAGAGTCGCTTGGAGATCGCTAAAGTTAAGGAAATAAACCCTACATATTTAAAGCAGAATCTAGTCCTTTTTTATGCAGTTCAACCCAAATTAGCGATGCACCCAATCTATTCAATCGATAAACGAGTTAAATAGGTTTAGGGGAAAACTCAAAAAAGATGTTTAAATGAGTATGGTTTTGCGAAAAGTCGGCACAGTATTCGCTCGATTTTCACGGTGAACGTTTCCCACCCAATCTCTTTCACCAGAAAGCGTTACAGTTAAACCGTTTCGACTTTTGTCAGGAGACGTATTGCATCTGTACATGCCAGATAGCGATACTAAACAGAACTGACAAATTCAATCCTTTTGCCTCTCTAGCTCAAAGCCATTATTGTGTTATACTAGCGTATTACTTGTATTACAGTATTTTTATAATATGCTAATTCGCTCATAGCAGCAACTCTCTACCGGTAGAGTGTCGATGAGAAAGTGAGCAGGGGATGGGGTGATGGGGAGATGGGGGAGCAGAGGAAGCAGGGGAAGCTGTAGAGGCGGGTTTTCCCTAACGGGAAGGTTTTCACCCTGATGTGACTCAATGTAATCAGTGTCACTAAGCTCTCACTTCCCTACCCCACTCTCTCCAATAAATCTGTGAAATCAGTGTTTTGACAAATGACAATCCCCACCCTTTACCTACTTACTTATTGCTGTTGACAACGGTTGAGATAGATGTTCGCCACTTGATCTTGTGGATTGACCCGCAGCACCTCAGCAAAACGTTTTTTCGCCTCAGCAAACGCCTTCATGTTATAAAAATACCAGGCTTCGGTAAAGGTTTGTAACGTAGCTAATTTAGCGGCTTTAATCTCAGGTAAATCTGCATCAAACACTTCATAAACAGTGACTAATTCCGATTTTCCCTTCACCTTCACTTTATCAATTAGGCGAATCGCATAATTAGTCGGCTCAGATAAACGGGAAAAAGTATAATGAGAAATTAATAAGGGGACTTGATAATATTTGGTTAACCCTTCAATGCGAGAGGCTAAATTCACCGCATCACTAATCACCGTGCTATCCATGCGCGAGACTCCACCAATGGTTCCTAGCATTAACCCTCCCGTATTAATCCCAATCCCAATCCGGATAGGAGGATAGCCAGAATTCTGTCGATGTTGATTATAGATCCTCAGTTGTTGTAGCATAGCAATTCCCGCCTTAACTGCATCATCAGCCTGACCACTAAACAATGCCATAATTGCATCACCAATATATTTATCAATAAAGCCATTATGGTCAGTAATTGCTGGCTCCATGCGCGACAAATAAGCATTAATAAACTTAAAATTGTCCTCCGGCGTCAGCGTTTCTGATAGGGTGGTGAAGGAGCGAATATCCGAAAATAGGATCGACATTTTCTGTTGGACATTATCACCCAACTGGACATCGACAATACTATCCTTATTCAAAAAATGGAGAAACTGACGCGGAACAAACCGTTCATACGCCTGATTCAGTTCTGCCAAACTGCTATAGAAACGGGCATTTTCAATCGAGGTAGCAGCTTGCGCGGATAGGAGACGCAACAGTTCCAATCGGCTAGCCGTAAATGCTCCCGTCGTCAAATTATTTTCTAAATAGACAATGCCGCTGAGTTTTCCTTGATTAATCAACGGCGCACAGAGAATTGACTTCGGTTGATAAGTTTGAATATAGGAATCTTGCCTAAATTGTTCCTCATTTAGGGCATCATTTAACACCACAATATCTTGAGTTCGCGCTACATAATTAATGATGGCGACTGATAGCACTTGCGTCTCTTCTAGGTCAGTCGATTGCAAGACCTGAATTTGATTGCACTCTGCACAAGGTTGGGTCAGCGTATTCACCTGTCTCTCGGCTTCAATTCGTAGTTTTCCTTTCGTCTCTAAAATCAAAAACCCTTTTTGCGCTCCCGCATTTTCAATCAAAATCTTCATCAACGCCGCCAGTAATTTATCCAAGACAATCTCACCAGAAATCGCTTGCGCCGCTTTCATAACGCTATTTAAGTCAAGATACTCTGACGAATTTTTGCCATTTTGGGTGGTTGTAGTCAGGGTTGCAGGTTTTTGTAATAGTCCCCCAGACTCATTGTTATTCACATGAGTTAAAAGCCATTGGGGATGGGTGGCTTTTAACTGTTTAACTTTCGCCATTGCTCCCCATCGGGTATAAACGTAATAAGCTTTTTGTAAATAGGCTTGGGCAATTTCTTCTCGACCTAATTGTTGATAGAACTTGCTGGCTCGTTCATACGCTAGGGCTTCGTCTTGAAGATAACCCTGTTTTTTAGCACCTTGAATGGCACGATCATAATACTCCATCGCTTGCAGAATTTTGCCCCGTAATCCCGCCCGTTCCGCCTCTACTAAGTCATATTTATGCTGAAAGTTACAAGGAGCATAGTCTGCCCATGTTTGCATTATTTTTTGTTGTCTGGCTATTTTGTTGAGATAGCGTCTGCGTTTACGGGGACTGGCTGAATGGCACAGAGACAACAGGACTAAAGAAAAATAGAAATTGGTTAAAACACTATTTAATAAGCCATTCACACTTCCCTGATACTCATCAGCCAGCCCAACCAGCCTTTCCGCTTCTGGTTCATCGCCAAATAAGTAAGCCAGAAATAACTTCGCCCAATAAACAGACAAAATTGAAATCTGATTCTTTGCTGCTAATAAATCAGGAAGAAGGCGATCAAAAACTGTCCAGTCTAACGTCGGATAATGGTCAGCTTCAATTAAGCATAAGGATAAATTCCGCCAAATTGTGATATACCCAATCTGATAATCTTGTTTAAACTGCCGATTTAGTTCCAGATGTTGAGCTTGTTTGGATTCAACCTCAGTTAAGGAGAGTCCGACGAAAAATGAATAAGTACAATAGTTTACCGTACAGTGACAAGCATATTCAATATCACCATTTTCAATTGCCGTTTGAATCGTATCGAGTAATGGATTTAAGGTGTTTATAGCTGGCTCTTTCCAAGGTCGGACAAAGGCATTAAATTGCTGATAGACTTTGGCTTGTACGTCTTTGGCAGGAAAAAGGTCTAATAATTTCAACGCTAACTGACCAAAGCAATAGCCTTGATCAATGGTTTCTTGTTGACCACATAACAGCAAACTATAAACGCTATAGGCGTAAGCGGCGAGGGAGGAATTTCCATGGCGAATACAGAGATTCACCATGGTTAAAATTAGCGACGGTAAGAGTGAGGGTTTAGCAATATAAGCGGGTGCCATCACAGACATTAAAATTCGCAACGCCGCTAATTGAGTGGGTTCAGTCATTTCTGGCAAATCCACTAACGCCTCAACGGTTTGATAAACCGGAGGTGTTTCAGTTAGCGGTATGTCTAATAGGTTTAACACCTGCTGTGCGGTTTGGATAGCGGACAGCATTTTATTTTGAGAACTATCAAATAAAATTTGCAGTTCATAAACCTTGACTTTATCCATTAAGGTTTGCGCCCGATTTAGCACCTCATCGGTTAAAGTTTGGGCGGCGGCAAAATCGGTCAATAAATAGGCGACTTCGATGGCTTCTAGAACCAAGTTTAGGGTCAAGTCATACTGCACCTGCCAACTCTCTGACGGAAGCAGTTCGCGACCGATGGTTAAGTATTTTCTCGCCGGTTCATAAGCAGTTGCGGCTTTGGCTTTCTCACCTGCCCAAAGATTTAATTGAGCTAATTCATGCCGTTCTTCAGGGGATTCGATTAACTCAATACTCATATTCAGATGGTTAACAATATCAAACAGAGAGTTTGATACCTGGTCGGCTGGCGTATTTTTCAGTAATAATTGACCGACAGTCCGATGAACCGCTTGGCATTGTTCCTCAGGAATCAGAGAATAAGCGGCTTGCTGAATGCGGTCGTGGACAAATTGGTATTGAATGGTTAAGGTTTGAGTTTCTATATGTGTCTTAGACAAGACGGAATTTAAGGTGCTTCCTTGATGTTGACCCAATAAAGTTTGAGTCATATCTGCTTGACTGATTAACTTATAGTCTTCCCCCAAAGGAATAATTAACCCTTCAACGATCGCCTGCCATAATTGCACCGCTGTTTCGGACAGGGATTCGCCTAAAACTAGGGCTAAGGGTTTGAGTTCAAAGGAATTCCCCAAACAAGCGGCAAACTGTAATACCTGTTGTACCTGGGAGGGTAATGTTTTAATCTTATCTGCCAAAATAGCGACAACATTATCGGTAAAGTTTTGGGCTTGTATTTGGGCTAAATCCCAGTTCCACGCTCCCTGTTGAGAATTAAAATTGAGCAGATTTTGTTGATACAAGTATTTGATAAATTCATTAATAAAGAACGGATTGCCTCCAGTTTTAATCTGGACTAATTTAGCCAAAGGCTGGGCATGATCAGGGGAACATTTGAGCGTTTCTGCCACTAATTGAATAATGCTGATTAATCCCAAGGGTGCTAAAACCATCTCATGAATAATGGTTCCGCTGGCGCGAATGTTCTCGAATGTGAATCGTAAGGGATGGGAAACTGTCACTTCATTATCCCGATAAGCGCCAATCAGAAACATCCCGCCGATATGAGACTCAGCCTCACCCTGATCTGAGGAGTTCATCAACCATTCGATAAGTTTCAACGAAGCACTATCTGCCCACTGCAAATCATCCAGAAAAATTACTAATGGATGTTCAGGTTTAGCAAAAACTTGGATAAAGTTGTGCAGAACGAACTTAAAGCGATTTTTCGATTCTGTGGGAGGTAACTTAGGAACTGGAACAGGTTTGCCGACAATCAGTTCAACTTCAGGAATGACATCAATAATGATTTGAGCATTCCCCCCCAATGCTGCTAAGAGGTGGTTGCGCCACTGGGTTAGTTGGAGGGTAGTTTCTGTTAACAACTGCTTGATTAATTCTCGAAAAGCCTGAATCACGGCTGAGTAAGGAATATCCCGTTGATATTGGTCAAATTTGCCGCGAATAAAATAGCCCCGCCGTTGAGTAATGGGTTTATATAATTCCTGGACTAGCGCTGACTTCCCTATACCGGAATATCCAGATACAACCATCATCTCCTTGGGGGAGTTTCGAGTGTGTAGGGGCGGGTTTAGGGAATTTTGTGTCGCCGTTGACGATAACTTTTGTTCAAAACCCGCCCTGATTGAGTTTGGCGTTGGGTCTAGGAATAAAGTACATCCAGTAATGCGAA is part of the Coleofasciculus chthonoplastes PCC 7420 genome and harbors:
- a CDS encoding response regulator → MSMRSLKRLIDNGLTNVPLRTVFVVPFLVQIFATVGVIGWLSFRHGKRAVNEVSTQLQDEITVHIEDQLERYLAIPHQINQSNQDAIYLGSLTLDTLQPWEQHLWRQVQRFDSVSYVGVANEQRGLIAAGRRNRDQLVIIQANPGTDFDFYTYSTHSEGDRKTFLESNKNYDPRLRPWYKAALQAGKPTWSDIFPHFGEGDRTLLISAVQPVYDSNQQVQGVLNTTLRLSTINDFLQTLKIGKSGRLFIMERSGLLVATSIPEPPFQHNPNQITRLKASQSHDPLIQASANYLTQQFGDFKAIKESQRLEFNRQGRRQFLQVMPLQNSHGLDWLIVVVFPEADFLDHIHNNTKSTILLCLVALIIATGVGISTAHWIIQPIQRLNQAANAIANGEWEQKIEVPRNAELGSLSAAFNQMAAQLNQSFATLKDQNEQMNRLNEALAKSERQLAQILETVPVAIVVVDAQGRFHYTNDKAQQFIGGAFTPDAIADNFCAVHHWYIAGTDQFYPTEELPIVRALQGQRSIVHNIEIHQDDQIIPIETWSKPILDEQGEIIYAIAVLNDITDRKKAEAERMHFTQELEFKDHQNAAWQRLDKLKDEFIANTSHQLRTPLYGIVGIAESLIDGATGELPLQTRINLGTIIATGRRLSNLVNDILDFAKLRHQDIQLQQQPVGVREITEVVLRLSYPLIGDKELQLINAISPDLPIAYADENRVQQILQNLVDNGIKFTDKGTVKISAQLVSSRQTLEGRGAAVQWSKGELKELTQNHVLERSEGVVSMVLESTVSSTDGANFINPPLQTRFPISEVEDQNHVLEQSEGSTSSQDGVCTNVTINSDNKVPKSAPTNHVLEASEGSTFKMLAITVSDTGIGIPKSQLNRIFESFEQGQSFLGHQYGGTGLGLALTKKLVELHGGTIEVQSTLGVGSQFTFTLPIFDGQIPDVKPDPIESIVTIPKTVYSANSFVSQPPSVGTSCPLLLTLDQPSLTLKQHPNLQDDEPLINPFKILIVDDDTVNRQILVNYLSLENYQLAQAANGREALDIINNGFQPDLILLDAIMPRMTGYDVCKKLREFYPPTELPVLMLTANEQVNDLVAGFSVGVNDYLTKPIAKYKLLVRIKTHLRLSTIAKENAQLYAAVRESERRLMQFLEAVPVGIFILDAKGKPYYANEAAKQILGKGIVDAVTVEELAELYQAYRTGTDQLYPTNQMPIFMALQGKTSTVDDIEIHRGDQVIPIEVWGTPIYEEQGEVAYGMVAFQDIRDRKKAEAEREAFTRELFQLNQAYERFVPSQFLQFLQKKSIVDVQLGDHVQQEMSVLFADIRNFTALSEQMNPSENFNFINAFLSRMEPAIREYNGFVDKYIGDEIMALFSGNADEAVQAGIAMFERLALYNQHRANYNYAPIEIGIGINTGELMLGTVGGFSRMDSTVISDAVNLAARLEELTKIYQVRLLISHHTFLKLSNSGDYGMRLVDKVNVKGKAKKVTVYEVFDADPPEIRKAKLATKTAFEQGLMLYYRDRLSDAAQAFSQCLQVNPGDRVAQHYLKRCQHRMR
- a CDS encoding AAA family ATPase gives rise to the protein MVTVAGCRVLAQIYESSNSLVYRGIRESDQQSVILKVLKQDYPTLAEINRYQQEYQITRSLNFGGVVQAYSLEPHQTTLVIIFEDFGGSSLKLLLQERGFTLKEFLSIAIRNTESLGRIHAAHIIHKDINPANIVFNPETGQLKIIDFGIATVLSREDPTLKNPSVLEGTLAYMSPEQTGRMNRALDYRTDFYSLGVTFYELLTHHLPFETEDPLELVHSHLAKEPIPPHQINPQIPPALSAIVMKLLAKNAEDRYQSAWGLKSDLTICLMQLETKGKIVQFSLGRQDISEQFQIPQKLYGREREIKILLDTFIRITGCTLFLDPTPNSIRAGFEQKLSSTATQNSLNPPLHTRNSPKEMMVVSGYSGIGKSALVQELYKPITQRRGYFIRGKFDQYQRDIPYSAVIQAFRELIKQLLTETTLQLTQWRNHLLAALGGNAQIIIDVIPEVELIVGKPVPVPKLPPTESKNRFKFVLHNFIQVFAKPEHPLVIFLDDLQWADSASLKLIEWLMNSSDQGEAESHIGGMFLIGAYRDNEVTVSHPLRFTFENIRASGTIIHEMVLAPLGLISIIQLVAETLKCSPDHAQPLAKLVQIKTGGNPFFINEFIKYLYQQNLLNFNSQQGAWNWDLAQIQAQNFTDNVVAILADKIKTLPSQVQQVLQFAACLGNSFELKPLALVLGESLSETAVQLWQAIVEGLIIPLGEDYKLISQADMTQTLLGQHQGSTLNSVLSKTHIETQTLTIQYQFVHDRIQQAAYSLIPEEQCQAVHRTVGQLLLKNTPADQVSNSLFDIVNHLNMSIELIESPEERHELAQLNLWAGEKAKAATAYEPARKYLTIGRELLPSESWQVQYDLTLNLVLEAIEVAYLLTDFAAAQTLTDEVLNRAQTLMDKVKVYELQILFDSSQNKMLSAIQTAQQVLNLLDIPLTETPPVYQTVEALVDLPEMTEPTQLAALRILMSVMAPAYIAKPSLLPSLILTMVNLCIRHGNSSLAAYAYSVYSLLLCGQQETIDQGYCFGQLALKLLDLFPAKDVQAKVYQQFNAFVRPWKEPAINTLNPLLDTIQTAIENGDIEYACHCTVNYCTYSFFVGLSLTEVESKQAQHLELNRQFKQDYQIGYITIWRNLSLCLIEADHYPTLDWTVFDRLLPDLLAAKNQISILSVYWAKLFLAYLFGDEPEAERLVGLADEYQGSVNGLLNSVLTNFYFSLVLLSLCHSASPRKRRRYLNKIARQQKIMQTWADYAPCNFQHKYDLVEAERAGLRGKILQAMEYYDRAIQGAKKQGYLQDEALAYERASKFYQQLGREEIAQAYLQKAYYVYTRWGAMAKVKQLKATHPQWLLTHVNNNESGGLLQKPATLTTTTQNGKNSSEYLDLNSVMKAAQAISGEIVLDKLLAALMKILIENAGAQKGFLILETKGKLRIEAERQVNTLTQPCAECNQIQVLQSTDLEETQVLSVAIINYVARTQDIVVLNDALNEEQFRQDSYIQTYQPKSILCAPLINQGKLSGIVYLENNLTTGAFTASRLELLRLLSAQAATSIENARFYSSLAELNQAYERFVPRQFLHFLNKDSIVDVQLGDNVQQKMSILFSDIRSFTTLSETLTPEDNFKFINAYLSRMEPAITDHNGFIDKYIGDAIMALFSGQADDAVKAGIAMLQQLRIYNQHRQNSGYPPIRIGIGINTGGLMLGTIGGVSRMDSTVISDAVNLASRIEGLTKYYQVPLLISHYTFSRLSEPTNYAIRLIDKVKVKGKSELVTVYEVFDADLPEIKAAKLATLQTFTEAWYFYNMKAFAEAKKRFAEVLRVNPQDQVANIYLNRCQQQ